DNA from Kineococcus mangrovi:
CGGACAGCGCGGCGGCGGCGATGGAGAACGCCCCGCCCTGGCTGCCCCCGCGCACCACGACGCGGGAGGTGTCGACCTCGACGCCCAGGCCGGGCAGCGCGTGGGCGACGTCGACCGCGCGGGCGCAGTCGACGAGGGCGCGGCGGTAGTAGTACGTCGTCGGGTCCTCGATGCCCTTGGTCATGAACCCGCGCGCCCACTGCCCGCCGGTGACGTCGGGGTCGGGGTCGGGGGTGTCGTGGCCCTGGCCCCGGGTGTCGACGACGAGGTGGGCGAAACCGGCGGCCGCCCACGCGGTCCGGTCCACGGGCAGTCCACGGCCCCCGGAGTACCCGATGAACTCCACCACGACGGGCAGCGGCCCGGGCAGGTGCGCCGGGCGCAGGAGCCAGGCCGCGATGCGGTCGCCGTCCCACCCCGCGAACCGCACGTCGTCCACGTGCAGCGCGGGCAGCGCCGGACCGGTGTACGGGGTCAGCTCGACGGCGAGGTCGTGGCGGCGGGCCCGGGCCAGGCTCCCGGCCCAGAACGCGTCGAGGTCGGCGGGTTCGGCGAGGTCCCCCCGGTAGGTCCGGAGCGCGTCCAGCGGCAGGTCGGTGAGCGGCACGTGCTGACGCTACTGCCCGCCCCGCCCGCTCACGCGGGGGCGGGGACCGCGCTCGCGCGGAACTGCTCGATGGTGTCCCGCAGGGCGGCGAGGATGTAGTCCGGCACCCGCATCCCCTGGTCCCGGGCCCACAGCAGCTCGCGCTCGACGAGCCCGATCTGCGCGCCGAAGTCCTCGACCTTCTCGGCCAGGCCGAGCGTCGTCAGGACACCGCCGAACTGCGCGCGGTGCTGCGGGGTGTGCGCGCCGACGGGGCTGAAGGAGGCGCGGCGCAGCACCCTGGCCAGCCGCAGCTGCCAGGGGGACAGGACGTTCTGCTGGAACATCTCCGTCGCCGACAGCCGGTAGAAGGCGAAGTGCCCCGGCTCCTGCCGGCGGATGGGCTGCACGATCGTCCGGGAGACCGCCTCCTCGCCCATGTCGTCGAGCCCGTCGACGAGGAGGTTGTAGGCCACGACCGCGGCCTTCTCCGTCGCGGCCCCCGTCAGGTAGTAGAGGAGGCGCGCGACCTCCTGCACCGGCTTGAGGTGGGCGAGGGAGCCGAGGATGCGGATCTTGGGGCTCACGTGGTCGGTGTTCGGGTCGGCCGGGGACAGGTCGATGTCCTGCTGCAGCCGGTCGAGGATCAGGCCGTGCTGGATCTCCTGCGGCTGCCACACGTCGGCGTAGAAGAGGCGGTCGGTCTCGGAGACGTCCGGCAACAGCGTCAGCAGCTCCAGGACGTTGCGGTCGACCTCGAGCTCCACGCGCGCCAGGTAGTCGATGACGTGCCCGAAGCGCTCACGGACGCCGCGGGGGTCGTGGACCGTGCGGTCGACGGAGTCCAGCGCGATGGGCGGGTACTTCTCGCCCAGGCGGAGGACGTGGTCGCGGATGTCCCCGGGGGTGATGATCTTTCGCGACACGTGCACTCCTGCTTCGAGGTCGAACCGGACGAGAGCCCCCGCACAGTGTGCACCGAGACGCGCACCGGTGTGAGGGCACCCTCAGTTCGCAACCGATCGGTGACCGGATGGGTTCCCTGAGTCGTTGTGGCCTGGATCACCCCTCCAGGCCCGGGACGCGGCTCAGGCGCGGGTGCGGCGGTGGGCCGTCACCAGCTGGAACACCCCGAAGGCGATGACCCCCGCCGCCACGACGAGCAGCAGCACCACGCCGTACGGCTGCGCCGCGATCTCGTGGAAGGCGGCGTCGAGACCGCGCGACTTGCCCGTGTCCCCGGTGGCCGAGAGCGCGACCAGCACCCCCAGCACCGCGAAGGCGATGCCCCGGGCGAGCTTGCCCGCCATCCCCAGGCGGCGCAGCGCCGGCGACAGGGTCCCCTCGATCTTGTCCTCGAAGTCGCCCTTCAGGCCCTTGACGGCGGTGACGACCCCGACCACCACGACGGCCAGGCCGACCAGGACGACCAGGACCGCCCCGCCGGGGGCCTCTAGGACGCGCTGGGTGACGGTCTGCTGCTGGGACCCCGACGAGGACCCGCCCCCCGTGGCGAAGCGCACGCAGGAGAACCCCAGGGCGGCCGCGGCGACGCCCTTGACCACCGCCCGCGCCCGGTGCGGGAGCTCGTCCTCGGTGACGACCTCGACGACCTGCCACAGCAGGAGGGCGCCGAAACCGACCGCGAGGACCACCAGCAGGACCGTCCCGAACGGCTGCTGCGCGATCTGGGCCAGGGCGCCGCTGGAGTCGGCCGAGGTCGAGGCGCCGCCCAGCGCCACCTGGGCGGCCAGCCACCCGATGAGCAGGTACACCACCCCCTCGGCCGCCACCCCCACCCGCCCGAGCTTGCGCAGGCCCTGTTCGTGCCGCTGCGCGAACGCCTCACCGCGCCGGGCGTGCTGCTTGACCTGGGACTGCGCCGAACCTGCCATGGGAGCAGGGAATCGTCGCCGCGTCCGCTCCGCAACCGGGCGGGAGCACGGTGAACACGGTGAGGTGGCGGCCGGCCCACGTCGTAGCATCGGCCGACCCGTCCGGTGCCGGAGCAGAGCAGGAGGCCGGGGCATGGCCCGCCACCCGTCCCGTGGGGAGACCGCCGTCGAGGGCAGGACCCCGACCGTCTACGACGTGGCCGACCGCGCGAGCGTGTCGATCGCGACCGTCTCGCGCGTCCTGCGCACCCCGGAGGCCGTCCGCGAGGCCACCCGCGAACGCGTCCTCGCCGCCGTCCGCGACCTCGGCTACGTCCCCTCGGGCAACGCGCGGGCGCTCGCGGGCCGCAAGACCGGTGTCATCGGGCTGTGCTTCCCCGACCACGACGCCCTGGAGGAGGAGGACCGGCCCGCCGGTGCCGGGGCGGGCGGCGTCCGCGTCGTCGACGACCGTCGGCGCGGCGCCGCGCCGAGCAGTCCCAACCTGTACTTCGACGAGGTGCTGCGCGGGGCGGAGGCGGAGGCGTGGCGGCGGGGGTTCGCCCTCATGGTCGCCGCGGGCCGGGGTCCGGCGCGCGACGTCGTCGTCAACGACGTCGCGGGCCGCTGCGACGGGCTGGCGGTCCTGGCCCGCACCGTCTCCGACGAGCTGCTGACCCACGTCGCCCGGCGTCTGCCCGTCGTCCTGCTGGCCGACGCGGCCCGTGCCGGCGGGGACCTGCCGGACGGCCTCGACCACGTCAGCGTCGACAACGCCGCCGGCATGCAGGCGCTCGTGGCCCACGTCGTGAGCGGTCTGGGGGTGCGCGACGTCGTCTACGTGGCGGGGCCCGCGGACTCCCCCGACGACGCCGAGCGGCAGCGCGGGCTCCTCGCCGCCCTCGACGCGGCCGGTCTGGACCGCGCGGCCGTCGAGCACGTGCGGGGCGACTTCCGGCGGGACGCGGCCGACGTCGCGGTCACCGGGCTGCTGGGGCGGCGGGTGCCGCGGGCGCTCGTGTGCGCCAACGACCAGTCGGCGCTCGGTGCGATGGACGCGCTGCGGCGGCGGGGGCTGCGCGTGCCGGACGACGTCTACGTGACCGGCTTCGACGGCCTGGACGTGGGGCGGTTCACGCAGCCGCCGCTGACCACGGTGGCCCAGCCGATGGCCGAGCTGGGCCGGGCCGCCGTGCGGGCCGTCGTGGCGCGGTTGACGGACCCCGCCGCCGCGCCGCTGTCCGCCCGGCTGCCGGTCGAGGTGTTGCTGCGGGAGAGCTGCCCCCCGGTTGACACACCGATGTAAGCGCATACGCTGACTCCCACGACGAACGTGGAGGTCGAGCGATGACGCTTCGGCAGGGACCGGTGCTGGGACGCCGGGGGATCCTCGCAGGGCTCGGTGCAGGAGCCGCCCTCGTGGGGACCGGACTGAGCGGTTGCAGCGTGCAGGTGCGCAGCCGACCCGATCCGACGATCGGGCAGGACACGATGCTCATCAACGCGGACAAGGGGAACCCCCTGTTCAACCGCGTCTTCAACCCGTTCCTGGTGAACACCAGGACGGCGGCGAAGTGGATCTACGAACCGCTGATCCTCGTCAACCCCCTCGACGGCGAGCAGATCCCGTGGCTCGCGCAGTCGTGGGAGCTGCCCGACGCGCGCACGATCGTCCTGACGGTGCGCGAGGCGCAGTGGAGCGACGGGGAGCCGTTCACCGCCGACGACGTCGTGTTCACCCTCGAACTGCTGAAGCAGGTCCCGGCGCTGGACGGCAAGGGGGTCTGGCAGCACCTGGCCTCCGTCGAGGCCGACGGCGACCGCGTCGTGTGCCGGTTGCAGACCGACGACGTGCCCGCGCTGCCGATCATCGGCGTCACCTACGTGGTCCCGCGCCACCGCTGGGCCGAGGTCGCCGACCCCGGGACGTACCGCGACGAGAACCCCGTCGGCACCGGGCCGTTCGTGCTGGGCAACTACAACCCGCAGCAGTACTCCATGGACAGGAACCCCCGGTACTGGCAGGCCGACAGCGTCGAGATCGAACACCTCGTGCTGCCCGCCACGGACAACCAGCTCGACACCGTCACGCGCGGGTACGACTGGAGCTACTCGTTCATCTCCGACGTCCAGGGGACGTGGGGCGCGGCCAGCCCGCACAACCGCTGGTGGTTCCCGCCCGGTGGCATCGTCGCCCTGCTGCCCAACCACACCGTCGCCCCCTTCGACGACGTGGCCGTCCGCCGCGGGCTGTCGCTGGCGCTGGACCGGGGACGCATCGCCGACGTGGCCAGCGAGGGGTACATGCAGCCCGCCGGTCAGACCGGCCTCGTGCTGCCCAACCAGCAGGACTGGCTCGACCCCGCCATCCCCGACGCCGGGATGGTCGCGCAGGACACCGCGGCGGCCCTGGAGTCGTTCGCCGCGGCCGGGTACACCCAGCGCGACGGCAGGCTCGTCGGCCCCGACGGCCGGCAGTTCGCGTTCGCCCTGACCTCGGCGAACGGCTACACCGACTGGACCCGCGCGGCCCAGGAGGTCGCCGGGCAGCTCGGTGCCCTCGGCATCGAGGTCAGCCTCCAGCTCCCGCAACCGGCCGGGTACCAGTCGGCCGTCGCCAACGGCCAGTTCCAGGTGGCCCTCGGCGGCATGGGGGGCGGTGACGTGTTCCGCGCCTTCAACGACCTCATGTCCAGCGAGTTCCTGACCGACGTGGGCACCTCCACCCAGGCGAACTACGAGCGGTTCTCCGACCCCGAGGTCGACGCCCTGCTCGCCGAGTTCAGGTCCAGCACCGACCCGGCCCGCCAGCTCGCCGCGGCCCGGTCCCTGCAGCGGAAGGTCTACGAGGAGCTCCCGGCCATCGGCCTGTACTACGGCGGGCTCTGGGGCCTGTACAACGACGAGAAGTTCATCGGCTGGCCCACGGCGGAGGACCCCTACATGGCCCCGCAGAACTACGACTCCGCGCCGCTGGGGATCTTCACGCGGCTCAAGCTCGCCGGAGGTGCCGCGTGACCGTCCTGGATCCCACCACGGACCCCGGTACCGCCGCGGCCCCCGCCGCGCGGACCGGCCGGGGGTCCTTCCCCGGCCGGTACCTGCTCGGCCGGCTCGGGTTGTTCGTCCTGACCCTGTGGGCCGCCGTCACCGTGAACTTCGTCCTGCCGCGGCTCATGCCCGGCACGCCCGCCGACGCGGCCGTCGCCAAGCTCGCCCAGAACGGCCCGGTGAGCGAGGCCACCCGCGCGGCCATCGAGGCTCAGCTCGGGGTGCCCGACGGGAACCTGCTGGCGCAGTACGGGTCGTACCTGCGACAGGTCGCGACCCTGGACTTCGGGGTCTCGTACACGTTCTACCCGCAG
Protein-coding regions in this window:
- a CDS encoding acetylxylan esterase — translated: MPLTDLPLDALRTYRGDLAEPADLDAFWAGSLARARRHDLAVELTPYTGPALPALHVDDVRFAGWDGDRIAAWLLRPAHLPGPLPVVVEFIGYSGGRGLPVDRTAWAAAGFAHLVVDTRGQGHDTPDPDPDVTGGQWARGFMTKGIEDPTTYYYRRALVDCARAVDVAHALPGLGVEVDTSRVVVRGGSQGGAFSIAAAALSGDRVAAALVDVPFLCHVRRGTHVAGDGPYLEVVDYLRRHSPENVERAFATLAHVDGANLASRARVPALFSVALMDPVCPPSTVFAAYNRWGHEDREIDVWEFADHAGGIGFQVQRQLRFLERRGLR
- a CDS encoding GTP-binding protein LepA, translated to MSRKIITPGDIRDHVLRLGEKYPPIALDSVDRTVHDPRGVRERFGHVIDYLARVELEVDRNVLELLTLLPDVSETDRLFYADVWQPQEIQHGLILDRLQQDIDLSPADPNTDHVSPKIRILGSLAHLKPVQEVARLLYYLTGAATEKAAVVAYNLLVDGLDDMGEEAVSRTIVQPIRRQEPGHFAFYRLSATEMFQQNVLSPWQLRLARVLRRASFSPVGAHTPQHRAQFGGVLTTLGLAEKVEDFGAQIGLVERELLWARDQGMRVPDYILAALRDTIEQFRASAVPAPA
- a CDS encoding DUF1206 domain-containing protein, giving the protein MAGSAQSQVKQHARRGEAFAQRHEQGLRKLGRVGVAAEGVVYLLIGWLAAQVALGGASTSADSSGALAQIAQQPFGTVLLVVLAVGFGALLLWQVVEVVTEDELPHRARAVVKGVAAAALGFSCVRFATGGGSSSGSQQQTVTQRVLEAPGGAVLVVLVGLAVVVVGVVTAVKGLKGDFEDKIEGTLSPALRRLGMAGKLARGIAFAVLGVLVALSATGDTGKSRGLDAAFHEIAAQPYGVVLLLVVAAGVIAFGVFQLVTAHRRTRA
- a CDS encoding LacI family DNA-binding transcriptional regulator, with protein sequence MARHPSRGETAVEGRTPTVYDVADRASVSIATVSRVLRTPEAVREATRERVLAAVRDLGYVPSGNARALAGRKTGVIGLCFPDHDALEEEDRPAGAGAGGVRVVDDRRRGAAPSSPNLYFDEVLRGAEAEAWRRGFALMVAAGRGPARDVVVNDVAGRCDGLAVLARTVSDELLTHVARRLPVVLLADAARAGGDLPDGLDHVSVDNAAGMQALVAHVVSGLGVRDVVYVAGPADSPDDAERQRGLLAALDAAGLDRAAVEHVRGDFRRDAADVAVTGLLGRRVPRALVCANDQSALGAMDALRRRGLRVPDDVYVTGFDGLDVGRFTQPPLTTVAQPMAELGRAAVRAVVARLTDPAAAPLSARLPVEVLLRESCPPVDTPM
- a CDS encoding ABC transporter substrate-binding protein — its product is MGTGLSGCSVQVRSRPDPTIGQDTMLINADKGNPLFNRVFNPFLVNTRTAAKWIYEPLILVNPLDGEQIPWLAQSWELPDARTIVLTVREAQWSDGEPFTADDVVFTLELLKQVPALDGKGVWQHLASVEADGDRVVCRLQTDDVPALPIIGVTYVVPRHRWAEVADPGTYRDENPVGTGPFVLGNYNPQQYSMDRNPRYWQADSVEIEHLVLPATDNQLDTVTRGYDWSYSFISDVQGTWGAASPHNRWWFPPGGIVALLPNHTVAPFDDVAVRRGLSLALDRGRIADVASEGYMQPAGQTGLVLPNQQDWLDPAIPDAGMVAQDTAAALESFAAAGYTQRDGRLVGPDGRQFAFALTSANGYTDWTRAAQEVAGQLGALGIEVSLQLPQPAGYQSAVANGQFQVALGGMGGGDVFRAFNDLMSSEFLTDVGTSTQANYERFSDPEVDALLAEFRSSTDPARQLAAARSLQRKVYEELPAIGLYYGGLWGLYNDEKFIGWPTAEDPYMAPQNYDSAPLGIFTRLKLAGGAA